The genomic segment agtaaCAACACCGGGTTGGTTCTGTTAAACGTAAAATTGCTGTGTTGCACGTGAGTTATAGAgagaaaataaatgaaatagtGCGCTAacatcattttaattaaattattatattgctatctaaatataattatacataaattaatgtacGTTTGgatagggcactatagatacaggtatgctacgtcgccattttgcgactaataatgttatgtaaatttgaatttctccccctttattttgtcattttatcattgataaatgagtcgcaaaatggtggcatagcatacccatttTATGTAGAGCCTTAGTATTTGGATGGGGCTTATAAACTTGGAAACTACTCAACCAATAGGGCATAGGCATACAATTGTTCACACATATTTCTTGATACTCTGGAAGTGATTATATAGTTTCGTTTTTCAACCCCTTACGGctcacaaaaatcaattttttttttattaatttatagataatattaagtttGTGGGCTGaatacgatttattttttgactTGTTTTTTCATGTATCGCTTTGTTCACCGCTATAGAAAcgcaaacaaataatataaatattaaaaatccatctATAATtcttaattcattaaatttctATCAAAATGTAGCATGCTACAACATATCTTTCTGCTGCACTATACCAAAAATATATGTGTGATTACTCGATTTTCATTGAagaggaaaaatatctagtatTCATATAGTATAGGGTATTACCATAGGTttcagaaaacaaaaaaaaattgttatgcgATATTACGGAAATTATAGAAagaaagatatttttatttaagtaatacaattttgagaaaatgaactatttataaatttataaataattcaaaattgtaaaatatattattttgtctttcaaaatagaaaaagtaaaatatcgaACCAAAAGCAGCGtgcaattattaaaatgcatggTGGTTAGCGGTAGGTACTCACCAGATGCAATCACCAGAACCGTTCTTAAAACGTAGTTATGCAAAATTGTGGTTCTTTCAAAGGTTTCCTCGATTTTGTTCCACATGATTTCCAAGCATACGAAAAACTGTAGACCGTACGTACAAAACACTGCTAAACTGATGCATATTTTAGCCACCTGGGCGGCACTGTAAAGACACACAAAAACATAAAGTTAAAGTTACTACGCACTCGTCTAAAATCATAGgccgtatacactatacaggttTGGGCAAGTTACTCTAAAACTATGTAACTAAGTTACAATAGTTAGATACTTTTATGTTGAGTAACTAGATGCAAGTTACAGTTATGTGAATAATAAGTTACATTCAAAGTTGAAAGTTACATTGGTAAAtgctataatttatgaaatcattagttttttttaattaagacaaatataaatttattttttaataggtaattcaGTTGGTAAATGGCAGAAATGATAGGTTGTTTTTAGACTACCTGTATTGGCGGGGTCGATACAGTAAGAATCGATGCTACATTGGCGAAATCGCTAGTGGTTCCCCCGTTTTTACAATAGACACAAATGAACACAGATGcaatcaaacaatattaatccAAAAAACTACTAAAATACGACACAATTAAGcacataaatatgtaaaatgttattatttttaataagctgTTGAcgcatttattcatatttataaattaaagtaggtaatgattataatatgtttaaaaaaatatttttgaaaaacaccAAACTTTTTACATTCAATATATTGTAGACTTTTCTGTATATTGCAAAAAACAGTATCAGAAATATCAGAAACTTTGAGTTAACAATACATATGGTGTGACTAATAGTTGTGTTTAAGATAAGTACTATaagctgaaaataaaataatccaaTTTGATATTAGACAGCGTGCCTATATTAGTTTATCTCAAAAATCACAAaactagaaatatattataatactagctgaatcacacaggaaaaaaaattgattaattaactccttttgAGTATAATTCGCTGTGCATATTATGGaagaaaaatcatattatattttaatttttagccatcccgTGTGAGGTTGTCCGTGAAATTCTTATGGTTAtgtaaacagtatattatcaggtaggcaatctacctgcggtagattgcGAACACTGCGAGgtggatgataaaataaaacctatattactatataagtatatctttgttgttgaaaaaaatgtttatacagtgTACCAAgtacctaaaatagtatttaagtcatagttgatcatcccgaatttttagaagtatttaatattaatatattaatatattttaagggttattttattttaatttatttcgttttatttttacggACAAATCGGCGTAATTGTacctagctttgtgaaataattcgtatatataaCCTGCAACCAAatgcaaccattaataaacataaaaaagttTCAGTTTTCACCATGCATTTTGAGATCCCCGTTTGACTACctctttaaaatatgaatattagaaAGTCCTTTCTTCTTGCACATTTAGATCATTAAAGGAACCACTATTCCATATATCAAGTAAttacgttttgtattttaaaaccaacTATGTATATTCAAATAAGATATTGCTTTATAGATGGCGCTACTGTTGTATTCTTACAACCCCTTAATTTCCCATTTACCCGTTGAATTTCCAAAAACCCTTTCTTAGCGGACTACATCATAATAGCTATCTGTATGCCAAATTTCAGCCCGATCCGTCCAATGGTTTGAGCTGTGCGTTTATAGATCAGTCAGACTTcctgttttatatatacagataatatGCGACTATTTGCACCGGAGTTGTGGTACAaggaaaacaaatattacaagATATGCGGTTATAGAGCTAGctgcatgatataatatactcacaGGTCTTCAGTTGGAAGGTTTAACGTTATACTCGATTTTGTTGCTTCACCGTACTTCAAGTAACCGAAGAAACCGAGTAGAATGTACACAATGGTCACGCAGCCCATGCCTATGTTCAGCACGCCGAAAACTCCCAAAAAGCTTCTAGGCGTTTTCATGTTGTTTTCTAACGGCATCaccttcaataaataaaaataagacatGAAGACGAAcagaataaatacaatttacgacAATAACTTTTACATGTtgattttgtgttatttaaaaaaaataaaataaaaactattaagtaaaactatatatttttaatttttaattttatattagtttaatttactGAGAATTAAGCATCCTGTAGGACACATTGTCAATCAACTGATcttgtctaaaatataattttaatttataacacaatataaaaccTATGGGCTATGATGATGGTACAGTacttaggtaagtacctacttcaattatttaaattcaaatatgggtcgttatttaaaaaaaaataaagagtcGATGAAatgtaatgttaaaaaaaagcttcaaattatgaaaaaaaaatatttttaaaaacgatttcatTCATTAGAAATATTATGCATCAAAGCTTATAGGAGGAAGAAGATTTATACTACCTACTAactgttttttgtttaaaataactaattgaaTTATCGTGAGCACTtggctataaaatatttaaaaattttaaaacaaaaatgaatagaCAATGGTtaactattattacaattaaaagataaaacttacaacttataacatgtaaaattcttaaaataaaataaatttaaattttgtttaatattgttcaaaaactttaaaaatgacTCAAAATcctaaaatgttctaaaaatgaaaaaaattactacaccatttaaaattgtcaaaaaaaggCAATTCAAAAATACATGGAATACGCAAGTTATAAAACGAGCATCGCGTGGCCAGATTCAAGAAAACGATTTGAAGTGCATCGAAATCccatccaaattattattaataaaaaaaaaaagaatgatggactatataatattatgaataatacattttattttattgtttactttattGTCTTTGAAAACCATTATTTAACCATTTGCCtcatttcatttataatattaatttttattttattacatgacCTATGCAATTTAACGAACAAAGGGTGATGGTGAGGGGCACATATAGCACCTCACTATTGCGattataaaaacgtatatcCCACCCCATAACCAATTCCTAATTGCACCACTGTTTAAACGTACCACTCCAATGGCTTCCATGGCAAACACGGTGAGACAGAAGTATGTTGGGAACGTTTCAAGTGTTCCCACAGCTGGCCTTTCTGAAATGTTTGGTACGTCACACAGCGTATAGTAAAATGTGATGCCCAGACCGGTGGCCATCAACAGGTTGGCAACCATAGACACGGGCGCCAAGTATTTGAGATTGGGCACGTAGCTGAGCAGTATAAGAGGTATGAGCAGTATCGAAATAAAGTACCGAAGGTTCAGCTCGTAACCCATGTGATGTGTAAACAGTTGTTCGAAGTTAGAAGCGATGATCACAGTGTACACGCTGCACGTTCCAAAGTATGTGACGAATAGCAGCCAGAGCACCGACTGGCGGGTTATCAACGAGAACTTTCGAGACCATTGTGGTCCGTTGGCAAACGCCACTTCAGCCACATCTGCGTAGCTCATGGATGACACTTTTGTCCGCCTATAAAGCGTGTGAGCACATTTCACCTGTAAAACAACAAGAGTATACGtgtaatactatgtataattagtggcgccaaaatatatatttacctatgggctatgactGTGGTTTTAGTAGGTAGGGGGTCAACTTTGTCATTCTTTAGTTATcttatgaaaatttttttaatagacaacataaaaagtaaaaactatgcTTGGTGTATGGTAaggtaattataagaaataggtGGGTGTCAAAATTTTAGGTGGAGACGTCTAATGTCATAGGTAAAAATATGTTGGACTTCTGTGGCACtgtgtataatcaatgataatacgtGTTATAACACTGAAATAATCTAGGAACATTATTTTAGatctgatttaaaatattatagtctatattattataataggtatatacactacCTACTGACTATAAAActgaacgtataatatataatattagatgatAGAATATACTAACTATAGATTAGGAGTAGTTATATACTGCATCAAATTCGTATgtattgtcaatatattatattaccaataatGACTATGTACTAATAATC from the Acyrthosiphon pisum isolate AL4f chromosome X, pea_aphid_22Mar2018_4r6ur, whole genome shotgun sequence genome contains:
- the LOC100168237 gene encoding proton-coupled amino acid transporter-like protein pathetic — translated: MSKKKEISDNKLRPFKCQEKSEVAHLNGIDYFDPFLERNLEHPTTNGETLTHLLKASLGTGILAMPLAFQCSGLITGIFATLCVSFVCTYCSYLLVKCAHTLYRRTKVSSMSYADVAEVAFANGPQWSRKFSLITRQSVLWLLFVTYFGTCSVYTVIIASNFEQLFTHHMGYELNLRYFISILLIPLILLSYVPNLKYLAPVSMVANLLMATGLGITFYYTLCDVPNISERPAVGTLETFPTYFCLTVFAMEAIGVVMPLENNMKTPRSFLGVFGVLNIGMGCVTIVYILLGFFGYLKYGEATKSSITLNLPTEDLAAQVAKICISLAVFCTYGLQFFVCLEIMWNKIEETFERTTILHNYVLRTVLVIASVLIAVAVPTIGPFIGLIGAFCFSLLGIIVPLIIEFATYWDEVTVWMTIRNLVLIVVGVLALVFGTANSIADIIAAYDPAQAVECVINSTLPQPIAE